In Desulfovibrio sp. X2, a single window of DNA contains:
- a CDS encoding MBL fold metallo-hydrolase: MKLTFLGSGSAFTTDGNYHSNILVERDGRRLLLDCGSDARLSLNEIGLGYRDVEAVFVSHLHADHAGGLEWLGFTSHFDSACERPDLYVSADMADALWKNTLSGGMGSLGGGRADLNTFFKLHRVPRGGFFLWNGCRFQLVQTVHVNNGHALSPCYGLFFRAGRRTVFLSGDTSFMPEQRMGLCEQADVVFHDCETSAAASGVHPRYAELCGLPEAVRAKTWLYHVNPGPLPDARADGFAGIVGKGQSFDFPES; encoded by the coding sequence ATGAAGCTGACATTTCTCGGAAGCGGCTCGGCCTTCACCACGGACGGCAACTACCACTCCAACATCCTGGTGGAGAGAGACGGACGCCGCCTGCTCCTGGACTGCGGCTCGGATGCCCGGCTGTCCCTGAACGAGATCGGGCTCGGCTACCGCGACGTGGAGGCCGTGTTCGTAAGCCACTTGCACGCAGACCACGCAGGCGGCCTGGAATGGCTCGGCTTCACCTCCCACTTCGATTCCGCTTGCGAACGGCCCGATCTCTATGTCAGCGCCGACATGGCGGACGCGCTCTGGAAGAACACCCTGTCCGGCGGCATGGGCTCGCTCGGCGGCGGCAGGGCCGATCTGAACACCTTCTTCAAGCTGCACCGCGTTCCCCGGGGCGGCTTCTTCCTCTGGAACGGCTGCAGGTTCCAGCTCGTGCAGACCGTGCACGTCAACAACGGTCACGCCCTGAGCCCCTGCTACGGACTGTTCTTCAGGGCGGGCCGCCGCACCGTGTTCCTGAGCGGCGACACGAGCTTCATGCCCGAACAGCGCATGGGCCTGTGCGAGCAGGCCGACGTCGTCTTCCACGACTGCGAGACGTCCGCCGCGGCCTCCGGAGTGCACCCGCGCTACGCGGAACTGTGCGGCCTGCCGGAGGCGGTCCGGGCGAAGACATGGCTCTACCACGTCAATCCCGGCCCCCTGCCGGACGCCCGCGCGGACGGATTCGCCGGGATCGTGGGCAAGGGGCAGTCCTTCGATTTCCCCGAAAGCTGA
- a CDS encoding biotin--[acetyl-CoA-carboxylase] ligase encodes MHPSWAADVAALGPWRTHPCGQAAEAASPSGPVRVLPACSSTMDEAWRLAQAGDMPPFSSLVAASQEQGRGQLRRGWHSPPGNLYVSLALPLLPSEAADVASLLVGLAASLALERLGAATQVKWPNDLVTHEGKVGGILVEERAGRMIAGIGMNLVHLPPASALRLGHALPPALMPGMPEGFGPLRLWLATLSGMVPILSMATAEGSTGKLLETLNERLAFKGKRVVVEDGAERVEGRLAGLAGDGGLVIERFGREGGRMTLYSGSICPIC; translated from the coding sequence ATGCACCCGTCCTGGGCGGCGGACGTCGCCGCCCTCGGTCCGTGGCGCACGCACCCTTGCGGACAGGCGGCCGAGGCTGCCTCCCCGTCCGGTCCGGTGCGCGTCCTGCCCGCCTGCTCCTCGACCATGGACGAGGCGTGGAGGCTCGCGCAGGCAGGGGATATGCCCCCCTTCTCGAGCCTCGTCGCCGCCAGCCAGGAGCAGGGCAGGGGGCAGCTTCGCCGCGGCTGGCATTCGCCGCCGGGCAACCTCTACGTCAGCCTTGCCCTGCCGCTCCTGCCGTCGGAAGCCGCCGACGTGGCCTCGCTGCTCGTGGGGCTCGCGGCCAGCTTGGCGCTCGAGCGGCTGGGAGCGGCCACGCAAGTGAAGTGGCCCAACGACTTGGTCACGCACGAGGGCAAGGTCGGCGGCATTCTCGTCGAGGAGCGCGCGGGGCGGATGATCGCAGGCATCGGCATGAACCTCGTCCATCTGCCTCCTGCCTCGGCCCTGCGTCTCGGCCATGCCCTTCCCCCCGCTTTGATGCCGGGTATGCCTGAAGGCTTCGGCCCGCTCAGACTTTGGCTGGCAACACTTTCCGGGATGGTTCCCATTCTTTCCATGGCAACCGCCGAAGGATCGACGGGGAAGCTGCTTGAAACGCTGAACGAACGTCTTGCCTTCAAGGGGAAAAGGGTCGTGGTGGAAGATGGTGCAGAACGCGTGGAGGGACGGCTGGCGGGCCTTGCGGGGGACGGCGGACTGGTGATCGAGCGATTCGGCCGGGAAGGGGGGCGAATGACCCTTTACTCGGGCAGCATTTGTCCTATATGTTAA
- a CDS encoding chemotaxis protein, with the protein MSQTNILLESGTNELEIVEFFIDEVGSDGKVYTGHYGVNVAKVLEIIRKPQVTAMPNQPHPCVKGAFNLRSRIIPLVDLSLWLGKRMQESEAQKVVVTEFNNVINAFLVSGVNRIHRLSWTQIEPPDDNLVRYTGSSITGVVKFDDRIILILDMEKIIADLNPNLTFRLDKSEEAEEGRVAARPVRVLISDDSSMIRRTLSRGLEKVGFEVVQTSNGKDAWDRLEAFKHQAEQEQRPLTDLLNIVVSDIEMPIMDGHNLCKRIKDDPVLGTLPVILFSSLITDRLRHKGLAVGADDQISKPDITILARHIKKLLNERQGFDFAPENGAQGE; encoded by the coding sequence ATGAGCCAGACCAACATTTTGCTCGAATCGGGCACGAACGAACTGGAGATCGTCGAGTTCTTCATCGACGAGGTGGGCAGCGACGGCAAGGTCTACACGGGCCACTACGGGGTGAACGTCGCCAAGGTGTTGGAGATCATCAGGAAGCCGCAGGTCACGGCCATGCCCAACCAGCCGCACCCCTGCGTCAAGGGGGCCTTCAACCTGCGCTCGCGCATCATCCCCCTGGTGGATCTCTCGCTCTGGCTCGGCAAGAGGATGCAGGAGAGCGAGGCCCAGAAGGTGGTCGTCACCGAGTTCAACAACGTCATCAACGCCTTCCTGGTTTCCGGGGTCAACCGCATCCACCGCCTGAGCTGGACCCAGATCGAGCCGCCCGACGACAACCTCGTCCGCTACACCGGATCGAGCATCACCGGCGTAGTCAAGTTCGACGACCGCATCATCCTCATCCTGGACATGGAGAAGATCATCGCCGATCTGAACCCCAACCTGACCTTCCGTCTGGACAAGTCCGAGGAGGCCGAGGAGGGGCGTGTCGCCGCGCGGCCCGTGCGCGTGCTGATCAGCGACGACTCCTCCATGATACGCCGCACCTTGTCGCGCGGCCTGGAGAAGGTCGGTTTCGAGGTGGTGCAGACGAGCAACGGCAAAGACGCCTGGGACCGTTTGGAAGCGTTCAAGCACCAAGCCGAGCAGGAACAGCGCCCCCTGACCGATCTCCTCAATATCGTTGTCTCGGATATCGAGATGCCGATCATGGACGGCCACAACCTGTGCAAGCGCATCAAGGACGATCCCGTGCTGGGCACGCTGCCGGTCATCCTCTTCTCCTCCCTGATCACCGACAGGCTGCGCCACAAGGGGCTTGCCGTCGGAGCGGACGACCAGATTTCGAAACCGGACATCACCATCCTGGCCCGGCACATCAAGAAGCTGCTGAACGAGCGGCAGGGGTTCGACTTCGCGCCCGAAAACGGCGCGCAGGGCGAATAG